From the genome of Flavobacterium ovatum, one region includes:
- the glgB gene encoding 1,4-alpha-glucan branching protein GlgB, producing MNKVQTHSLFTDFDIDLFKAGKHFRLYEKLGAHLIEVDGVKGVYFAVWAPTARSVSVVGDFNYWIQGEHQLQVRWDSSGIWEGFIPNIGKGTTYKYKIQSDNGGIITEKADPFAFYCEKPPHTASVVWDLDYKWDDSKWMKTRKDHNGLDKPYSVYEVHLGSWKRHGKENRFLTYLEFAEDLVDYVKETGFTHIEFMPVMEYPYDPSWGYQLVGYFAPTSRFGNPQEFMVLVDKLHQAGIGVIMDWVPSHFPDDAHGLGFFDGSNLYEHPDRRKGYHPDWKSLVFNYGRNEVRSFLISNAIFWLQHYHVDSLRVDAVASMLYLDYSREEGEWEPNEFGGRENLDTISFLKEFNEAVYSNFEGVQTIAEESTSFPMVSRPTFVGGLGFGMKWMMGWMHDTLDYFQKETVYRKYHQNDLTFSMTYAFTENFMLPLSHDEVVYGKHSIAGRMPGDEWQKFANLRLLYGYMFTHPGTKLLFMGSEFGQSAEWNFEESLDWHLLQYPFHEGIKKVVTDLNGLYRSEPALHEKQFSPEGFEWINYSDHQNAVMSYIRNGNNPKDSVIVVCNFTQVVRENYRIGLPRKGKLTEIFNSDDVIYGGSGMVNPNKITIESSPYDGRDFSAAVTLPPLAVIAYKISK from the coding sequence ATGAATAAAGTACAAACACATTCTCTTTTTACCGATTTTGATATAGATTTATTTAAAGCTGGAAAGCATTTCAGATTATATGAAAAATTAGGTGCACATCTTATTGAAGTGGACGGAGTAAAAGGAGTTTATTTCGCTGTTTGGGCACCTACCGCTCGCTCAGTTTCAGTTGTTGGTGATTTTAATTACTGGATTCAAGGAGAACACCAATTACAAGTACGCTGGGATTCCTCTGGAATTTGGGAAGGATTTATTCCCAATATTGGAAAAGGAACAACCTATAAATATAAAATACAATCTGATAACGGCGGAATTATTACCGAAAAAGCAGATCCTTTTGCTTTTTATTGTGAAAAACCACCACATACGGCTTCTGTAGTTTGGGATTTAGACTACAAATGGGATGATTCCAAATGGATGAAAACCAGAAAAGACCACAATGGTCTAGATAAGCCTTACTCAGTTTATGAAGTTCATTTAGGATCTTGGAAACGTCATGGCAAAGAGAATCGTTTTTTAACTTATTTAGAATTTGCTGAGGATTTAGTGGATTACGTTAAAGAAACAGGTTTTACACACATAGAATTTATGCCAGTAATGGAATATCCTTATGATCCATCATGGGGTTACCAATTGGTTGGTTATTTTGCGCCAACTTCTCGTTTTGGGAATCCACAAGAATTCATGGTTTTGGTTGATAAATTACACCAGGCTGGAATTGGAGTTATTATGGATTGGGTTCCTTCTCATTTTCCTGATGATGCTCACGGTTTAGGATTTTTTGACGGATCAAATCTATACGAACATCCCGATCGTAGAAAAGGATATCATCCTGATTGGAAAAGTTTGGTATTTAACTATGGACGTAACGAAGTTCGCTCGTTCTTAATTAGTAATGCTATCTTTTGGTTGCAACATTACCATGTTGATTCCCTACGTGTAGACGCAGTTGCATCTATGTTGTATTTAGATTATTCTAGAGAAGAAGGAGAGTGGGAGCCAAATGAATTTGGTGGTAGAGAGAATCTAGACACCATCAGTTTCTTAAAAGAGTTTAATGAAGCCGTTTATTCTAATTTTGAAGGAGTTCAAACAATTGCAGAAGAAAGCACTTCGTTTCCAATGGTTTCTAGGCCTACATTTGTAGGTGGATTAGGTTTTGGAATGAAATGGATGATGGGTTGGATGCATGATACTTTAGACTATTTCCAAAAAGAGACGGTTTATAGAAAATACCACCAGAATGACTTGACTTTTTCTATGACCTATGCTTTTACTGAAAATTTCATGTTGCCTCTTTCACATGATGAAGTGGTGTATGGTAAACATTCAATTGCTGGAAGAATGCCCGGTGATGAATGGCAGAAATTTGCCAACCTGAGATTACTTTATGGCTATATGTTTACACACCCTGGTACAAAATTATTGTTCATGGGGTCTGAATTTGGTCAAAGCGCGGAATGGAATTTTGAGGAAAGTTTAGATTGGCATTTATTACAATATCCGTTCCATGAGGGGATTAAAAAAGTTGTTACTGATTTGAATGGTTTATATAGATCGGAACCTGCATTGCATGAAAAGCAATTTAGTCCAGAAGGATTTGAATGGATCAATTATTCAGACCATCAAAATGCGGTGATGTCTTATATCCGAAATGGAAATAATCCAAAAGATAGTGTCATAGTAGTTTGTAATTTCACACAAGTGGTTAGAGAAAATTATAGAATTGGTTTACCTAGAAAAGGAAAATTGACTGAAATTTTCAATAGTGATGATGTGATTTACGGTGGTAGTGGTATGGTTAATCCAAATAAAATTACGATTGAATCTTCTCCTTACGACGGTAGAGATTTTTCAGCAGCAGTAACATTACCACCATTAGCAGTAATTGCTTATAAAATTTCAAAATAA